The nucleotide window GAGGCCGAAGGCACCGTAGTCATCGCAGCGCATCGATGCCCCGGTGCGCAAAGGCAGATCGATCGCGCGGGGGTCCTCCTGGGCAATTCGCTCGAGCAGGGCGTAGTAGTCGCCATCGTCGATCATGCGTGACGGATCGGTCGGCGTATCCGCATCGACGCTAAGCCCCAAAGGAGCGAGCAGGGCAGCGCGGTCCACGTGTTCGCTAACCTGCTTCAAGACCTTGCTCATGAAGAGCATCGTTATCTGGCCCATCGTCCCTGTGCCCACCCTTCGGCCGACCGTGAGGGCGCCACTATAGCGTCGGGATGCCGCCTCAGTGGCCCCCCGGCTGCCACCGCCGGCGGGATTTGCAGGAGCACCATTTCGGCGCATACTCACCGCAAGTCTCAAATTCGTGCATTTGCAACTCAGATGCGCGCGTAGTAGGGTGATGCCCATGTCGGCGAGTACTCAAAACACCCTGCCTGATCCCGCCCTGGTGTTGGGCAAAGCCACCCTGCGCGCGGCGCAGAGAATGGGCCTTTCACGTCAGGAACTTACCGAGGTGATCGGGCGCGATCGCAGCAGCATCTCCCGAGCGGGGATCGACCCTGCCAGCAAGGCGGGAGAGCTCTCCGCGCTGTTGCTGCGCTGCTATCGCTCGCTGGCGGTGCTGGTGGACGACGACGCGAACCAACTGCGCGAGTGGCTGGGTACGCCAAACCACCACACGGGCGGTATTCCACGTGAGCAACTGCGCAGTGTGGATGGGCTGGTCAGCGTGAGCCGATACCTCGACGCGATTCGTGGCGCCCACTGAGGCTGGCGAGCCGCCGTGGCAGGGGGTGCTGGCGCAGGCGCCCGTCGCGGTCCTGATGGGCACATTGCTGCGCCTGGTCGACCACCAAACCCAGAAGATAACCGCCTCCCTCGTGGACGAGCTCGAAGAGCTGT belongs to Pseudomonadota bacterium and includes:
- a CDS encoding MbcA/ParS/Xre antitoxin family protein; protein product: MSASTQNTLPDPALVLGKATLRAAQRMGLSRQELTEVIGRDRSSISRAGIDPASKAGELSALLLRCYRSLAVLVDDDANQLREWLGTPNHHTGGIPREQLRSVDGLVSVSRYLDAIRGAH
- a CDS encoding AraC family transcriptional regulator, which produces MSKVLKQVSEHVDRAALLAPLGLSVDADTPTDPSRMIDDGDYYALLERIAQEDPRAIDLPLRTGASMRCDDYGAFGL